In Vespula pensylvanica isolate Volc-1 chromosome 2, ASM1446617v1, whole genome shotgun sequence, the genomic window aaaaacaaaatataacaaCAAGTTCACATCATCAATTCTGGCACTTGCATGTTGCTGATACAATTACTAAATTCAACTGATGAATTTAGTTGaagttgtaatataataaattaagaatataaCATTGCACTCATCTTTTAAGCTAAAAATAATAGCAATACCTGCCTTTCTTCTATGTAGATTTTATTGAGGAGTTCTTTTATGTTGACTCCAGCCATGAAAACATTTAGTGAATCTTCGTGACTCTTTTCCTTTAGcagtaagaaataatttacgcGGTTTGTTTGGTTGTTTAACACGCAGatgttgtatatatacctaaaacataaaaatgaattaattgttTGCTTACAGTAAATTAACAAACTATTTTATTAGAGGTAATTTACCTGAGCTGATTTATATGCAAGTTTGATTTCTACTTCTGAACAGCGAGTCCCTAACCAGAGGAATACTTGTTCACCATTATCTAGTATCATTATATCATCATCTGCTAAATCATCCTGaagacaataaatatattataattatttaaaaaatttttaattccttaaaacaaacataatatatatatatatatatatagatttactTGACAAAAATCAGTGCATTTTTCACTGATAGTAAAATATCCTTTTTCATTAGAGCACCTAAACAGTCTTGTGTAATTCATATATTCTGCATCAACGTCATATGGTTTTTTTCCACCAAGTGCAACCCAGAAAAAGTTATCTGGCTCTTCGCCTTCATTTAATACTTGCAAACTAATCCAAGGCTGTTTAAAATCAAAACATGTGACTTAAATtctcaaatataaattatattacttgtGAAAATTAAAAACCTACATTGTTAAACATTTCTTCAGCAATTTCTTGAATTAAACGTGCTTCGTCGCTGTCCGATTTAGAACCAATCCATGCATAAACTATACCAGTTTCGTCATCATTGTTAAATGGTACATTTAAAATGTaactgaaaaataattaaaaaattgaattagaaAAGCAAGAAATCAAACCttgcaattttatataaatgtaaaaattgcaAGATTTTATTACTTACCAAAATGCAGAGTTTAATAAACTGGAATCTGCAGGTATTTGTATTAATCTAGTACATAATGCACTGCCATTACTTCGTAGATGATAAAATTCGACTTTGCTTGTACCAGGAACTTTTGGTTGTTTACGTTTGCCTtgatgaattataaatttccTTTTGAAATAAGCCATGAATTTTAAATTCTCTTGTTGTTGATGTGTTCTAACTACTTCTAAATTTTCACCAAACAatgatttaaatttcttttgtaaactgaaaatattttatttcttttttaaatatatgttacttatacgttttcttattatacagtaagaaatttttttatacctaAATGTAAACGTAAGCCAACCCATGTTTCCAGCATCTCTACCTTGCCAAAAATATACTGTACACTGATAATCATCTTCGTATTGTTCGTCACCGTCTTCATTTTCTGCTACATCTAATGGCTAagtcataaaatataaatacagtttaaattatataaattgtatacttatttatataataatgagtaaaatatatttatcataagaatttaatttacCATCCAATAGCGACACAAGAAAACATAACAGTCACCACTATAAAAATGACCAAGTTCTTCTTCTGGTAAACGcacaaattttcttccttccaatACTAGTGCTTCCATTCCTTCTAAATCGTCATTCCATTCTGTCATAAGCTGTTGTGCTTCAGCAGCCGACATTGCAGGTTGTCGTGGCATAAAAAGAGCAGCTAAGTCTGCCTatgtatttcaaaataattttatgcttctatattttacgagatatttataaaaatatattaacatatatttactttcgtttcttGTTGTTTAGCCCATTTGGTAAGATCAGCACCAGTTTTAGCAACTGATTCTGCAGTTCTAGTAAAATCTACCGCTATGACTTCATCCCAACCAGTAAACTTTGACTTAAAGAcctgataaatatataattatcttttgtttattgCTGATACaaacaaagtaataaaaacattacaaACATTTATACCTGAGATTCTGTGCCTTCTTGTAATCTTGTTACCATAGCATATTCTGGTCTTTCTATCATATTAAATAGTTCTTGAGATAGTTTTACAGCAGCAGCTCTCACTAATCTAGTCGATTTCTTTCCAAacctttattaattaattagtaattaatttaaatcaatcaatcagCAGAAGATAACATTTTTGTATATTGGAGACATAATATAagatttgtattataaaattaagatatatatataaatacttaccAAACGTATACATCGAGATAACAATCTAAGATATAAACATTgcgattatttaaaagattgtTCATCAATTTTCCATGAGGTACTTCAACTTGTGGTAATTCCAAATATCCCATACCAAGTTGAACTTGATAAAGACGAGGTGTTACTGGTATAAAGTCTGGATCCACATGTTCCTGATACaataagaaaagtattaaCATCTTTtcctaattattatattttaatcattatggATTACTATagtatatggaaaaaaaaaaaaattacaattatcgTTTTAGTCTCTGAAGTATCCTCTAAGCCTAGATTTAACAAGAAATCCTCTGATTCCAAGTTCATAACTTCTGTTATTATTTCagctttgttctttctttcatttttgttgaTCTTTTCAGCCATTAGTCTAGCTTTGGATTTTAAAGTACTCTTCGCTTTTTTTCCATAccacataaatattttatttcctgtGTCCAGCACAAAAACATAACAAGGATCTAAAGATTCGAAACAAACTGGTACTGGTTCCAAATGAATAGAGGCTCCAGCTGCATGTACTCGATATAAACGTGTTACTGCAGgctataaaagaatataatgtttattaacaactttattaaattaaaaatattagataatatttttattaataataatatctacgtACAGTATCTTCTACCGTATAAAAACCAGAAGAAGTACGGCCACCTTCAATATACGTTATTTCAGAATCAAAAAGTATAAGAAACTCGTCCGATTCATCTCCTTGTTCCTCCCTTATGGTACGACACTGTGCTCCAAGATAATTACGTAAATTTACAGCATGAATTGCAGCACAGGCCCTTTTGTCCAACTATTCAAAGCGAATGGAAAtcaacatataaaaattgctTTAAGAACACATtgatacaattaaaataaaattctcaataatatgtaaaatcgaaattttataaaacaaatattatatatgcataccgTTGCTTTTTCTCCTATCCAGAAATATATTGCCCAATTCAACGATCCACTTTCATCGATACTCGTTTTTAATACAATGTAACAATCACCTTCATAGAATTTACCATGTGCTACTTCCTCTATTTCATTAGGTAAAAAGTTTTCAATTTCCCATATTGATAAACCTGGTATTTGTCCTGCATCTTCATCAAAAAATTCTGAATAATCCAAAGGTGGCTTTTCAAGAGTTTCATCCCATCTCTTAGGTCTGAAAAtacaatttcaataaaattttattaatttttttaagactAATGTGATCATTTACTCACTTTAGTGACTCAGCTTTAGTATCATCGcattctttatctttgtttttttcttttgcaatgtCTTTCATACCCTGTAAAgtaaattatagatatattttcggaaaaaattaagatgtaattaacaatatacgtgtgtgtacgtatgtgcattttattatattatataataccttTAGTATTTTAGCTTGATCCTGATCTGCTTCTTCTTGATCACGTCTTCTTCTTAATCTCATTTTACGAGCGATTGGGTCTTTACTGCTATCTGCATTACCAAATCAATTagcaaaataatgaaatgtttttttaaataatatacacatataaataatatatacgtatatattaaagagaaaagcatTGCATATACGTACTAGCTGTTTGTACCGGTACAGGTACATTGGCACCAGCAAGTCTTAATTGATgttgtaaagaaaaatcaatattataaaattcaatgcCTGATCCTCTTTGTACTTCTGTTGGTTTTGGTGGCATTACTAAATTTGGATTATCTCTTAGATCCAGTTGTTCCAAATCAGTAAGAAGATGAATTGCATCTGGTAcagtaattaatcgatttgacGTTAATATTAGCTTCTTTAATGAGCCACATCTACAACAAGAATGAtgctatattattttacttttttacaatAACATATTAGTTGCACAATTacttatatcgttatataccTGCACAATCCTTCAGGTATCATTTCTAAATGATTATTAGCAGCTGAAAATACTTGGAGAGATGATAGTTTACCAATTCCAGAAGGAATTCCTTCAAAATCTATTTCATTATCGTTTAGATATAATCTTCTTAAAGTAGAAACTTTGCAAATGGAAGCAGGTATGGCAGTTAGTTTAtttctacatatatttaatatttctaatttcgtCCATAattctgtaaataaaaataattatctctacaactacaaaatatataaaacattataatatataccatattcaattaaaataaataattaatgtgaaatccatacacataaatatatttaccaaTAGCTGTTGATAATTCTGTTATTTGATTATCATTCAAATTTAATCTACGTAAATTTGAAAGCGAATATAAGGCATCAGGCACTCTTGGTAAACTATTTTGTGATAAATCTAACTCCTGTAAATTCGTAAGAGTCTCAAGACTTGatggaatattatttaatgtgCGTTGAGTATCACGCATTTGTAATGTAGTTAAATTCATTAACGATGGAAGTTGTCtaaattaaacaaagaaatcattttacatatatcattaaaGATTGTGatgtacgattaaaaaatcttaCGTACCTTAACTGAAAATGGCCTAAAGGATTATGATTTAGGTTTAGTGTCTGTAAATTTGCCAAACGTCGGGTTTGTGGTGGTAACGTCTCTAACTGATTGTTACTGAGATCCAAAAATAATAGGTCTGTTAAGTGAATAAAAAGCGTATTCGGAATTGTTTCAATActacaaatagaaaattgtaCATTAAGCACAGTTGATGTATAAGTTGCATACGTTATTGTAATActttaagtaatattaaaacCATACTGATTATAACTCAGATTTAGATTGAGTAAAGAACGTGCTCTTTCTAGGCCTTCAGGtacttcttttaaattattatggCTTAGATCTAATGTTGTCAGTTCCtctaaatgaaataattctgCTGGTATACCACTTGACTTGATATTATTATGTCGAATGTTTAATGTTCTAAGACATCCCAGTTCTGTTAATTCTCCATATAAACgttccaatttatttttaacaagtGAGAGATGTTcctatattcaaaaatatcataaatataaatattctcacACTgctatatcaaaattatatatataaatattatttaatcattattattattatttttggttAATGATCcaatataatagatttttgtaattaaattatcttctaattaatatttcaaatatatttaaggaattatatttgttgaaacaaaagaaaataataatgaattcaaACGTATCAtgctttcattttcattatcttaaGTAAAAATCATTTACCAGTTTTAGTAATTTACCCATTTCTTCAGGAATTTCtgttaaatttgttttatctaattttaacCATTGTATTCCTGTCATCAGACGAACTGATTCAGGAAATCTACCATCctgaaaataaacaattactTTAGTATAGCATAGGTGAAactaaaatcatatatttattaagtgatatttatatacttttcacATACTTTGTTTATATGTTTTGtgcataaaattattattttttcctttctattatatctaattCTCAAGGTATTAAAAgctaaatatatttacttactcCAAAATCGTTACAGCTAAAATCTACTCCCCGAACAAAAGGTAAAACTCCTGTATTTGCCATGGTTTTCAGAGTACAATTCTTTTtgctatatatacacacatatatatagcaaaaatatattatctaaactattagtatataataatgcTGCATGTCACTGGAAACCactttattatcgtattacaCTGAGGTTATATTCGGTAGAATTTATGGATACAATAAatgacatttaattatttctgaaGTATTGTATAAAACAGCTAATGTatgaaaattcatatataaatgtttatattattttgcttGACATATACTTCAACGAGTatacttaattaaaataataagcaTAGATTAAACCTAGGTTATAAACCACAAATTGCAGATTTACACCGGACACAATAAAGCAGAATaagcgtatatatacatatgtcctAGATCATATATAAGGATATGAAC contains:
- the LOC122638168 gene encoding protein flightless-1 isoform X2, whose translation is MNLTTLQMRDTQRTLNNIPSSLETLTNLQELDLSQNSLPRVPDALYSLSNLRRLNLNDNQITELSTAIELWTKLEILNICRNKLTAIPASICKVSTLRRLYLNDNEIDFEGIPSGIGKLSSLQVFSAANNHLEMIPEGLCRCGSLKKLILTSNRLITVPDAIHLLTDLEQLDLRDNPNLVMPPKPTEVQRGSGIEFYNIDFSLQHQLRLAGANVPVPVQTANSSKDPIARKMRLRRRRDQEEADQDQAKILKGMKDIAKEKNKDKECDDTKAESLKPKRWDETLEKPPLDYSEFFDEDAGQIPGLSIWEIENFLPNEIEEVAHGKFYEGDCYIVLKTSIDESGSLNWAIYFWIGEKATLDKRACAAIHAVNLRNYLGAQCRTIREEQGDESDEFLILFDSEITYIEGGRTSSGFYTVEDTPAVTRLYRVHAAGASIHLEPVPVCFESLDPCYVFVLDTGNKIFMWYGKKAKSTLKSKARLMAEKINKNERKNKAEIITEVMNLESEDFLLNLGLEDTSETKTIIEHVDPDFIPVTPRLYQVQLGMGYLELPQVEVPHGKLMNNLLNNRNVYILDCYLDVYVWFGKKSTRLVRAAAVKLSQELFNMIERPEYAMVTRLQEGTESQVFKSKFTGWDEVIAVDFTRTAESVAKTGADLTKWAKQQETKADLAALFMPRQPAMSAAEAQQLMTEWNDDLEGMEALVLEGRKFVRLPEEELGHFYSGDCYVFLCRYWMPLDVAENEDGDEQYEDDYQCTVYFWQGRDAGNMGWLTFTFSLQKKFKSLFGENLEVVRTHQQQENLKFMAYFKRKFIIHQGKRKQPKVPGTSKVEFYHLRSNGSALCTRLIQIPADSSLLNSAFCYILNVPFNNDDETGIVYAWIGSKSDSDEARLIQEIAEEMFNNPWISLQVLNEGEEPDNFFWVALGGKKPYDVDAEYMNYTRLFRCSNEKGYFTISEKCTDFCQDDLADDDIMILDNGEQVFLWLGTRCSEVEIKLAYKSAQVYIQHLRVKQPNKPRKLFLTAKGKESRRFTKCFHGWSQHKRTPQ
- the LOC122638168 gene encoding protein flightless-1 isoform X1, translated to MANTGVLPFVRGVDFSCNDFGDGRFPESVRLMTGIQWLKLDKTNLTEIPEEMGKLLKLEHLSLVKNKLERLYGELTELGCLRTLNIRHNNIKSSGIPAELFHLEELTTLDLSHNNLKEVPEGLERARSLLNLNLSYNHIETIPNTLFIHLTDLLFLDLSNNQLETLPPQTRRLANLQTLNLNHNPLGHFQLRQLPSLMNLTTLQMRDTQRTLNNIPSSLETLTNLQELDLSQNSLPRVPDALYSLSNLRRLNLNDNQITELSTAIELWTKLEILNICRNKLTAIPASICKVSTLRRLYLNDNEIDFEGIPSGIGKLSSLQVFSAANNHLEMIPEGLCRCGSLKKLILTSNRLITVPDAIHLLTDLEQLDLRDNPNLVMPPKPTEVQRGSGIEFYNIDFSLQHQLRLAGANVPVPVQTANSSKDPIARKMRLRRRRDQEEADQDQAKILKGMKDIAKEKNKDKECDDTKAESLKPKRWDETLEKPPLDYSEFFDEDAGQIPGLSIWEIENFLPNEIEEVAHGKFYEGDCYIVLKTSIDESGSLNWAIYFWIGEKATLDKRACAAIHAVNLRNYLGAQCRTIREEQGDESDEFLILFDSEITYIEGGRTSSGFYTVEDTPAVTRLYRVHAAGASIHLEPVPVCFESLDPCYVFVLDTGNKIFMWYGKKAKSTLKSKARLMAEKINKNERKNKAEIITEVMNLESEDFLLNLGLEDTSETKTIIEHVDPDFIPVTPRLYQVQLGMGYLELPQVEVPHGKLMNNLLNNRNVYILDCYLDVYVWFGKKSTRLVRAAAVKLSQELFNMIERPEYAMVTRLQEGTESQVFKSKFTGWDEVIAVDFTRTAESVAKTGADLTKWAKQQETKADLAALFMPRQPAMSAAEAQQLMTEWNDDLEGMEALVLEGRKFVRLPEEELGHFYSGDCYVFLCRYWMPLDVAENEDGDEQYEDDYQCTVYFWQGRDAGNMGWLTFTFSLQKKFKSLFGENLEVVRTHQQQENLKFMAYFKRKFIIHQGKRKQPKVPGTSKVEFYHLRSNGSALCTRLIQIPADSSLLNSAFCYILNVPFNNDDETGIVYAWIGSKSDSDEARLIQEIAEEMFNNPWISLQVLNEGEEPDNFFWVALGGKKPYDVDAEYMNYTRLFRCSNEKGYFTISEKCTDFCQDDLADDDIMILDNGEQVFLWLGTRCSEVEIKLAYKSAQVYIQHLRVKQPNKPRKLFLTAKGKESRRFTKCFHGWSQHKRTPQ